One genomic region from Spirosoma sp. KCTC 42546 encodes:
- a CDS encoding YafY family protein: protein MPITRSAFQRYRLIDEIISRYPRRYSKQKLFELCQDKCGIRSISSLEKDIQRMREDHDAPIEYDKRANGYYYSNPQFRLLNLMLTPDDMEALEQAREVLAATQGASVADELDNALQRVRQSLDIIREVKTDAPTRRVVYVEEKILGGNRQYVPVLIRAVNQNRQVAFRYLKHEDAVSMNGSMAVRKAKARTVDPSLITPERPKLRILHPILLREVADSWYVIGYDAASGGERTFALDRMSELELLDDPCDVPPAILTNVSELFEHIFGITDSHGPVEEIVLSFSPLFGRYVTTKPIHQTQEVLSDTDTECVIRLRLAPNRDLLMHLRSYGEHLTVLKPASLVQEMKTSLEATLARY from the coding sequence ATGCCAATCACGCGTTCTGCCTTTCAACGGTATCGACTTATTGATGAAATTATCAGCCGATACCCACGCCGATACTCCAAGCAGAAACTCTTTGAACTGTGTCAGGACAAGTGTGGAATTCGGTCTATTTCATCGCTCGAAAAAGACATTCAGCGAATGCGTGAGGATCACGATGCGCCTATTGAATACGACAAACGGGCCAACGGCTATTATTACAGCAATCCACAGTTCAGGCTCCTGAACTTAATGCTGACTCCCGACGACATGGAAGCGTTGGAACAGGCGCGGGAAGTATTGGCCGCTACGCAGGGGGCATCGGTAGCCGACGAACTGGATAACGCCCTGCAACGTGTGCGGCAGAGTCTCGACATTATTCGGGAGGTAAAAACCGATGCGCCTACGCGACGGGTGGTGTATGTCGAGGAGAAAATTCTGGGAGGTAATCGCCAGTACGTTCCTGTGTTAATTCGGGCGGTGAACCAGAACCGGCAGGTGGCGTTTCGCTACCTCAAGCACGAGGATGCCGTGTCGATGAATGGTAGTATGGCCGTACGAAAAGCCAAAGCCCGGACCGTTGACCCAAGCCTAATAACACCTGAACGACCCAAGCTGCGTATTCTGCACCCGATTTTATTGCGGGAAGTGGCGGATAGCTGGTACGTCATTGGTTATGATGCGGCCAGTGGTGGCGAACGAACCTTCGCCCTCGATCGTATGAGCGAACTCGAACTGCTGGACGATCCCTGCGACGTACCACCCGCCATCTTGACCAACGTGAGTGAGTTATTCGAGCACATCTTCGGTATAACCGATAGCCACGGCCCGGTCGAAGAGATTGTGCTATCGTTCAGCCCGTTGTTTGGTCGCTATGTAACGACGAAACCCATTCACCAAACGCAGGAAGTCTTGAGCGACACAGACACCGAGTGCGTCATACGCCTTCGACTGGCACCCAACCGCGATCTGCTCATGCACCTCCGCAGCTACGGCGAACACCTGACGGTATTGAAACCGGC